From one Mobula birostris isolate sMobBir1 chromosome 20, sMobBir1.hap1, whole genome shotgun sequence genomic stretch:
- the LOC140185500 gene encoding probable G-protein coupled receptor 139: MSSTLDSYRSVQKILYVFIAVIGVPVNLLAIVILSRGKCGLSTCTTRYLVAMAAADLLTIIFEIILFRIKKYYFMSSFLNITPMCSVISVLRYAATDCSVWFTVTFTFDRFVAICCQKLKTKYFTGKTAAVVLTTTGVLFCLKNIPRYFLWEPKVIIDNVPWFCNLRDKVITDPGWVAQAWAENVLTPLLPFAGILLLNALTVRHILVASWVRKGLKGQSKGENRSDPEMESRRRSVVLLFTLSGSFVFLWMTLVINFIYYQVKAMGFNFNDSEWIFHGFGVLLRNFSLCTNTVIYAVTQSKFREQVISAVKYPIISVLQLINKDAR, translated from the exons ATGTCTTCAACGTTGGATAGTTACAGAAGTGTGCAGAAAATTTTGTACGTGTTTATTGCCGTCATTGGAGTTCCCG tGAATTtactggcgattgtgatcctgtcccggggaaagtgcggcctctctacctgcaccactcgctacctggtagccatggcagcggccgatctactGACTATTATCTTCGAGATCATTTTGTTTCGAATTAAAAAATATTACTTCATGTCCAGTTTTCTAAACATTACCCCCATGTGCAGCGTTATCAGTGTACTCAGGTACGCAGCCACAGACTGTTcagtctggttcaccgtcactttcacctttgatcggtttgtcgccatttgctgccagaagctgaaaacaaaatatttcaccgggaaaactgcggctgtggttctgacaacaactgGCGTGCTGTTCTGTCTGAAAAACATTCCCCGCTACTTCCTCTGGGAACCCAAAGTGATCATCGACAATGTGCCGTGGTTCTGTAACCTCCGGGACAAAGTTATCACTGACCCCGGGTGGGTAGCACAGGCTTGGGCGGAGAATGTTTTAACTCCGCtcctccctttcgctgggatcctgctgctcaacgctctgacagtcagacacattttagtggccagttgggtccgtaaggggctgaagggtcagagcaagggggagaaccgcagtgacccggagatggagagcaggaggagatctgtggttttactcttcactctATCGGGCAGCTTCGTCTTCCTGTGGATGACACTGGTCATAAATTTCATATATTATCAGGTCAAAGCAATGGGTTTCaatttcaatgattctgaatggATATTTCATGGTTTCGGCGTTTTGCTGAGGAATTTTAGCTTGTGCACGAACACAGTTATTTACGCagtgactcagtcgaaattcagggagcaggtgatcagcGCGGTGAAATACCCGATCATTTCTGTGCTACAGTTGATTAATAAAGACGCGCGCTGA